Proteins from one Brevibacillus humidisoli genomic window:
- a CDS encoding glycosyltransferase family 4 protein, which produces MKLTFICPVFDASGYAHVARSIIFGLLERGFLIRILPSNGNKLDAGLPPAQRERLQTLCQSNILPEGPIVQIGLVQNFLLFPNRINIGMTMLESDHVPAHWVETCNRMDQIWVPSTFNQTTFVKSGVRPEKVAVVPIGVDVNRFHPRVAPLKVGPFENRLVFLSNFEWVIRKGYDLLLQAYLEEFSQSDPVALVIKTYEGSHFDPSGKKMRAVWKEMIQRYGIRRPPLLEWITDGIADEDMPSFYTAGDCYIIPSRGEGWNLPALEAMSCGIPVITTNWSAHVDFVQEQTGYLIRVEGFEPIPQSGSPNDQIYRGARWAVPSLSDLRERMRHALEHPDEIREKGKCAREHAVRYWSTSNMIERIEALLGAVGG; this is translated from the coding sequence ATGAAACTTACCTTTATCTGCCCTGTATTTGACGCGTCCGGTTATGCGCATGTCGCCCGTTCGATCATTTTCGGCCTGCTTGAACGAGGCTTTTTGATCCGCATTCTTCCTAGTAACGGGAATAAGCTAGATGCCGGCCTCCCTCCCGCGCAAAGAGAGAGATTGCAGACGTTATGCCAATCCAACATCCTACCGGAAGGACCAATTGTGCAAATCGGTCTGGTACAAAATTTCTTGCTTTTCCCCAATCGGATCAATATCGGCATGACCATGTTGGAGTCGGACCACGTCCCCGCCCATTGGGTGGAAACCTGTAACCGGATGGATCAAATCTGGGTGCCGTCCACGTTTAACCAAACTACGTTTGTCAAAAGCGGAGTGAGACCGGAAAAAGTAGCGGTTGTACCGATCGGTGTCGACGTCAACCGATTTCATCCAAGGGTTGCCCCACTCAAAGTGGGGCCGTTCGAGAACCGTTTGGTGTTTCTGTCAAATTTTGAGTGGGTGATCCGAAAAGGATATGATCTGCTGCTGCAGGCGTATCTCGAAGAGTTTTCCCAATCGGATCCGGTAGCGCTGGTGATCAAAACATACGAAGGAAGCCATTTTGATCCGAGCGGTAAAAAAATGCGAGCAGTTTGGAAAGAGATGATTCAGCGGTACGGGATCAGGCGACCTCCGCTGCTGGAATGGATCACAGACGGCATCGCTGATGAAGATATGCCGTCCTTCTATACAGCGGGAGATTGCTACATTATTCCCAGCCGCGGGGAAGGGTGGAATCTGCCTGCTCTTGAAGCCATGTCCTGCGGGATCCCCGTCATTACGACCAATTGGTCTGCACACGTCGATTTTGTACAGGAACAAACGGGTTATTTGATTCGCGTAGAGGGTTTTGAGCCGATTCCCCAATCCGGGAGCCCCAATGATCAGATATACCGCGGTGCCAGGTGGGCGGTTCCTTCTCTCTCTGATCTGCGCGAGCGGATGCGGCATGCTCTGGAACATCCTGATGAAATCAGGGAAAAAGGAAAATGCGCTAGGGAACATGCGGTCCGGTACTGGAGCACATCAAACATGATCGAACGAATCGAAGCCTTGTTGGGTGCTGTAGGGGGATAG
- a CDS encoding GDP-mannose 4,6-dehydratase, translated as MTNVLITGITGFAGSHLAEWILRNKPGIHVYGTYRPRSRMENITSIRNEIHLVVCELKDSHSVNEMIRTVRPDYIFHLAAQSFVPTSWNAPAETLLVNQLGQVNLFEAVLKYDLNCTIQIACSSEEYGHVYPHEVPIKEENPLRPLSPYAVSKMAQDFLGYQYFKSYGLKVIRTRTFNHTGPRRGEVFVTSNFAKQIAEIEKGHKKPILYVGNLQAKRDFTDVRDVVRAYWLAVEKGVPGEVYNIASGSAYSIEEMLNKLLLLTPVRIQIQQDPSRMRPSDVEILLGDYDKFHRQTGWKPEIPFEHTLQDLLDYWRGRV; from the coding sequence ATGACAAACGTTTTGATTACAGGCATTACCGGATTTGCCGGCAGCCATCTGGCAGAGTGGATCTTGCGTAACAAACCAGGCATCCATGTATACGGCACCTATCGCCCGCGCAGTAGGATGGAGAATATCACGAGCATACGAAACGAGATTCATCTAGTGGTATGCGAATTAAAGGATTCCCATTCGGTGAACGAAATGATCCGAACGGTTAGACCTGACTACATCTTTCACCTGGCTGCGCAAAGTTTTGTACCGACTTCATGGAACGCGCCGGCTGAAACATTGCTGGTCAATCAACTGGGACAGGTCAACCTGTTTGAAGCAGTCCTGAAATACGACCTGAATTGTACGATTCAAATCGCTTGTTCCAGTGAGGAATACGGTCATGTATACCCGCATGAGGTTCCGATCAAGGAGGAAAATCCGCTACGTCCACTTAGCCCTTACGCGGTGAGCAAGATGGCACAGGATTTTCTCGGTTATCAATACTTTAAAAGTTACGGTCTAAAGGTGATACGGACTCGCACCTTTAATCACACTGGCCCGCGGCGGGGTGAAGTGTTTGTCACATCCAACTTTGCAAAGCAGATTGCCGAAATTGAGAAAGGCCACAAAAAGCCGATCCTCTACGTTGGCAATTTGCAAGCAAAACGAGATTTTACCGATGTGAGGGATGTGGTGAGGGCTTATTGGCTGGCGGTGGAAAAAGGGGTGCCCGGAGAGGTGTATAACATCGCTTCCGGCAGCGCTTATTCCATCGAAGAGATGCTCAATAAACTGCTTCTTCTCACTCCGGTGAGGATTCAAATCCAGCAAGATCCTAGCCGAATGAGGCCATCGGACGTGGAAATCTTGCTTGGGGATTATGATAAGTTTCATCGACAAACCGGTTGGAAACCAGAGATCCCGTTTGAACACACGCTGCAGGATTTGCTCGACTATTGGCGGGGCAGGGTGTAG
- a CDS encoding glycosyltransferase family 4 protein — protein MLEKVMLISHDANLEMVSGSEKALLTFGAACQELPCKLVWISPRPGMSLDRAVQMGMEAKAIPFPLLWSLIHFPQRLREEILLLEQTLDENPLHREIANVSPDLIVSNSVINALPALIARRRGVPVWWYIHEVMTRFEPADDLRRVIHSHADRILVPSASVAKSVSLSNEPSNKIELLPYGVKLPSAETIADSRKRVRDAEGWTGNHIVIGWFGSIYAGKGLVDFIRAAARLANGDKTIVILAAGNVIHPGYFHICQQEAKNIKTAVCRYVGPLATIDEMLPAVDLVVIPSRVEEAFPNVALEAMAYAKPVVGYQSGGLKEIVVHGETGLLVRTGEIGLLAASLQALIDDPDKSGEMGTKGRERVGRLYEAPLFASRVRRMLTQS, from the coding sequence ATGTTGGAAAAGGTGATGCTGATTAGCCATGATGCAAACCTGGAGATGGTATCCGGCTCAGAGAAGGCATTGCTCACATTTGGGGCCGCGTGTCAAGAACTGCCATGCAAGCTGGTTTGGATCAGTCCAAGGCCAGGGATGTCTTTAGACAGGGCCGTGCAGATGGGAATGGAGGCCAAAGCGATTCCTTTTCCGTTGTTGTGGAGCTTGATTCATTTTCCGCAGCGGCTGCGAGAGGAGATCCTGCTGCTTGAACAGACATTAGACGAGAATCCTTTACATCGCGAGATTGCCAACGTATCACCTGATCTGATCGTGTCCAACAGCGTCATCAATGCATTGCCTGCACTGATTGCGCGGAGGAGAGGAGTACCTGTTTGGTGGTACATCCATGAAGTAATGACGCGATTTGAACCGGCCGATGACCTACGGCGCGTGATCCATTCTCATGCCGACCGGATTCTCGTCCCATCTGCCTCAGTGGCAAAGTCAGTTTCACTGAGCAACGAACCATCAAACAAAATCGAACTGCTCCCCTATGGCGTTAAGCTGCCTTCTGCAGAAACGATTGCCGACAGTCGGAAACGGGTCCGGGACGCTGAGGGCTGGACGGGGAATCACATCGTCATCGGATGGTTTGGATCGATTTATGCCGGCAAGGGACTTGTGGATTTCATTCGGGCTGCCGCTCGATTAGCAAACGGAGATAAAACGATTGTCATCCTAGCCGCGGGCAATGTGATTCATCCAGGCTACTTTCACATTTGCCAACAAGAAGCAAAAAACATTAAAACAGCGGTGTGCCGCTATGTAGGACCACTCGCCACGATCGATGAGATGCTGCCTGCTGTGGATCTTGTAGTGATTCCCAGTCGTGTCGAGGAGGCATTTCCAAATGTTGCCTTGGAGGCGATGGCGTACGCAAAACCGGTCGTCGGCTATCAATCGGGCGGTCTGAAGGAAATCGTAGTCCATGGAGAAACCGGGCTTTTGGTTCGTACCGGTGAGATTGGTTTATTAGCTGCCTCGCTGCAGGCGTTGATCGATGATCCTGACAAAAGCGGAGAAATGGGGACCAAGGGACGGGAGCGGGTTGGCAGACTGTATGAGGCACCGCTGTTCGCAAGCCGGGTCAGACGCATGTTAACGCAATCCTAG
- a CDS encoding DUF4915 domain-containing protein, translated as MYENLRCKLLVTCCNEQGGLYQILFQKNTYSVTKVQYGHFTGIAKYRDQYVIANPAQVFLFDRQFQVLAASDEIYLDIHGVAVYKDNAFVVETMKNSIGIYDLPSLKRSSEIRFHPSDIDVYHINDLYVAGDRLFISMFSPLDEWLPQCGHGGVIVEYDLLENKVKKIHHDHLNQPHSVLYHDGQIFYCNSRPYEVKRGGEVIFTTASYTRGLAINAPYLFVGQSISRNMGEEATEAAKNHGMICGIYVFNYVERASEFISLPSREVYGMVIE; from the coding sequence ATGTATGAAAATTTGAGATGCAAGTTACTGGTGACTTGCTGCAATGAACAGGGCGGGCTCTATCAGATTTTATTTCAAAAGAACACCTATTCCGTCACCAAAGTTCAATACGGGCATTTTACAGGGATCGCCAAGTATCGAGATCAATATGTGATAGCCAATCCGGCACAAGTTTTTCTTTTCGACCGGCAGTTTCAGGTGTTAGCCGCGTCAGACGAAATCTATCTGGATATACATGGGGTTGCCGTTTACAAGGATAATGCCTTTGTTGTGGAGACAATGAAAAACTCGATCGGTATTTATGATTTGCCAAGTCTGAAGAGAAGCAGTGAAATACGCTTTCATCCTTCCGATATCGATGTGTATCACATCAATGATCTGTATGTTGCAGGAGACCGTTTGTTTATATCGATGTTTTCTCCGCTTGACGAGTGGCTGCCGCAATGTGGTCATGGGGGAGTCATTGTAGAGTACGATTTGTTGGAAAACAAAGTAAAGAAGATTCACCATGATCACTTAAACCAGCCGCATAGTGTGCTCTATCACGATGGACAAATCTTCTATTGCAATTCAAGGCCTTATGAAGTGAAGAGAGGCGGAGAAGTGATTTTCACGACAGCGTCCTATACCAGAGGCCTGGCGATAAACGCTCCCTATCTGTTTGTTGGTCAAAGTATCTCCAGAAACATGGGGGAAGAAGCAACAGAAGCGGCAAAGAATCATGGGATGATATGCGGAATCTATGTGTTCAATTATGTGGAGCGAGCCAGCGAGTTTATATCGTTACCGTCCAGAGAAGTTTACGGTATGGTGATTGAATGA
- a CDS encoding SDR family NAD(P)-dependent oxidoreductase, translating to MFFKEKKVLLIGGTGTIGQSLLRWILAEEPTVVRIFSRDEHKQYLMQDEYGTREEIRFLIGDVRDYDRVYKAMEDIDYVFHVAAMKHVPSCEYNPYEAVMTNIVGTHHVIRAAIARKVKKVVFTSSDKAISPTNTYGATKLTAERLVAAAQYSRGRSQTTFATVRFGNVMGSRGSVIPLFVKQILENQRITVTNLAMSRFMMTLDQATRLTIKALKESKGGEVFVLKMPVVILKDLVAVVVEETCKKYQIAPEQIKIDEIGLRKGEKMYEELMTYDESTIAWELPDMFVIPSLFTDEYQYSAAKQASPGSYTSNTQEPLSLGLVRELIQGEKLI from the coding sequence GTGTTTTTTAAAGAGAAGAAGGTCTTGCTAATTGGCGGAACGGGTACGATCGGTCAAAGTTTGCTGCGGTGGATCCTGGCAGAAGAGCCTACTGTCGTTCGAATCTTCAGTCGGGACGAACACAAACAATATTTGATGCAGGACGAATATGGAACACGAGAAGAGATCCGTTTCCTGATCGGGGACGTTCGGGATTATGACAGAGTCTATAAGGCGATGGAAGATATCGACTACGTGTTTCACGTCGCTGCGATGAAGCATGTGCCTTCGTGCGAGTACAATCCCTATGAAGCGGTGATGACCAATATTGTCGGCACCCATCATGTGATCAGAGCGGCGATTGCAAGAAAGGTAAAGAAGGTCGTATTTACCAGTTCGGACAAAGCGATCTCTCCCACCAACACGTATGGTGCAACCAAACTGACTGCCGAACGTCTCGTTGCGGCTGCTCAATACAGCAGAGGGAGAAGTCAAACCACGTTTGCAACAGTCAGATTTGGCAACGTGATGGGTTCGCGGGGTTCGGTAATCCCGTTGTTCGTGAAACAGATACTGGAGAATCAAAGAATCACGGTGACGAATCTGGCGATGAGCCGGTTTATGATGACCCTCGACCAGGCAACCAGGTTGACGATCAAAGCCTTAAAGGAATCCAAGGGAGGAGAAGTATTCGTTTTAAAAATGCCTGTTGTGATCCTGAAAGACTTGGTCGCGGTTGTGGTTGAAGAGACGTGCAAGAAATACCAGATTGCACCTGAACAGATCAAAATCGATGAGATTGGACTGCGAAAGGGAGAAAAGATGTACGAAGAGCTGATGACCTATGACGAATCGACAATTGCCTGGGAACTTCCGGATATGTTTGTGATCCCGTCGTTGTTTACGGATGAATACCAGTATTCCGCAGCCAAACAGGCGAGTCCCGGGTCTTATACCTCAAACACCCAGGAACCGCTCTCCCTCGGTCTTGTTCGTGAGTTGATCCAAGGTGAAAAGTTAATCTGA
- a CDS encoding dTDP-glucose 4,6-dehydratase, translating to MRALVTGGAGFIGRSVVKQLLRDGHDVWVLDNFSNGREVNLEEFAGHPHLQDVLKGDIKDRTLLTDLFQHRFDVCYHLAASINVQDSIDDPQTTFENDTIGTFNVLEEAKKHQVKTVFMSTCMVYDRALNDDGIRETHPTKPASPYAGSKLAAEHMVLSYFFAYGLPTVVIRPFNTYGPFQKTGGEGGVVAIFIKRKLAGEDLYIYGDGTQTRDLLYVEDCAHFVVQSGYSDRANGQIINAGLGQDVSINHLAKMIVRDESRIKHVEHIHPQSEIARLLCNNDKAKQLLNWEPQVGLAEGLRRTEDWIQATSLL from the coding sequence TTGCGAGCTTTGGTAACCGGTGGAGCAGGATTTATCGGACGATCGGTGGTGAAGCAATTGCTGAGAGACGGTCACGATGTTTGGGTACTGGATAACTTCTCCAATGGGAGAGAAGTGAATCTGGAAGAGTTTGCGGGACATCCGCATTTGCAGGATGTGCTCAAGGGAGACATCAAGGATCGCACCCTATTGACCGATTTGTTTCAGCATCGCTTCGACGTTTGCTACCATCTGGCGGCCAGTATTAATGTACAGGACAGCATCGACGATCCGCAAACCACCTTTGAAAACGATACGATCGGTACGTTCAATGTGTTGGAAGAGGCGAAGAAGCATCAAGTGAAAACCGTCTTTATGAGCACCTGCATGGTGTACGACAGGGCGCTTAACGACGACGGCATTCGCGAAACACACCCGACCAAGCCCGCCTCCCCCTATGCGGGTTCAAAGCTGGCGGCGGAACATATGGTCCTGTCGTATTTCTTCGCCTATGGTCTGCCAACGGTTGTCATTCGTCCTTTCAACACGTACGGCCCATTTCAAAAAACGGGAGGAGAAGGGGGCGTCGTCGCCATATTCATCAAGCGCAAATTGGCGGGGGAAGATCTCTATATTTACGGGGATGGAACACAGACACGCGATCTGCTCTATGTGGAGGACTGCGCCCATTTTGTCGTCCAATCCGGTTATTCCGATAGAGCTAACGGTCAAATCATCAATGCGGGACTGGGTCAAGATGTTAGCATCAATCATTTGGCGAAAATGATTGTCCGCGATGAGTCGCGCATCAAACACGTTGAGCATATTCATCCGCAAAGCGAGATCGCACGGTTGTTGTGCAATAACGATAAGGCGAAACAACTGCTGAACTGGGAGCCCCAGGTGGGACTTGCGGAAGGGCTGCGCAGAACGGAAGACTGGATTCAAGCAACAAGCCTGCTGTAG
- the pseC gene encoding UDP-4-amino-4,6-dideoxy-N-acetyl-beta-L-altrosamine transaminase, with amino-acid sequence MRDKHKLAIHGGQPVRERYLPYGRQWIDEDDVQAVVDVLRGDYLTTGPELARFEQSIASYVGAKYAVAFANGTAALHAACYAAGISPGDEVITTAITFAATANCILYQGGIPVFADIEPRTCNVDPQSISDLITEKTKAIIPVDYTGQPVDLDAIRKIAADYNLVVIEDAAHALGATYKGQKIGSLSDMTMFSFHPVKQITTGEGGVITTNSTDYYEKLLQFRTHGITRDPTKLSLPGGPWYYEMQFLGLNYRLTDMQAALGTSQLQKIDRFIRRRQTYAGIYNAAFQPLRQLRLPYQSQDGVSSWHLYIIRLNLDQLTVGRREIFEALQQENIGVNVHYLPVYWHPYYQKLGYKKGLCPNAETLYEEMITLPLYAAMTERDVQDVITGVKKVVAHFAR; translated from the coding sequence ATGAGAGATAAACACAAGCTAGCCATTCACGGGGGGCAGCCGGTCAGGGAGCGCTATCTCCCGTATGGACGACAGTGGATAGACGAAGATGACGTGCAAGCAGTGGTTGATGTGCTGAGAGGCGATTATTTGACAACCGGCCCTGAGCTTGCCCGATTTGAACAAAGCATCGCCAGCTACGTGGGTGCCAAATACGCGGTTGCCTTTGCAAACGGTACGGCTGCGCTGCACGCTGCCTGTTATGCTGCGGGAATCTCTCCTGGCGACGAGGTGATTACCACAGCGATCACATTTGCCGCAACGGCCAACTGCATCCTGTACCAGGGCGGCATCCCCGTTTTTGCTGATATTGAACCGCGGACGTGCAACGTTGACCCCCAATCAATCAGCGACCTGATTACCGAGAAGACAAAAGCGATCATTCCTGTTGATTACACGGGCCAACCAGTTGACCTGGACGCGATTCGAAAGATTGCAGCAGACTACAATCTGGTCGTGATCGAAGACGCTGCCCATGCACTAGGGGCGACGTACAAAGGTCAAAAGATTGGTTCGCTCAGCGATATGACGATGTTTAGTTTTCATCCGGTCAAACAGATCACAACGGGAGAAGGCGGCGTCATCACAACCAACAGCACCGATTACTATGAGAAACTGCTGCAGTTTCGAACGCACGGCATCACCCGCGATCCCACAAAACTGTCGCTCCCGGGGGGGCCCTGGTATTACGAGATGCAGTTTTTGGGGCTTAACTATCGGCTGACAGATATGCAGGCTGCCTTGGGAACAAGTCAATTGCAAAAGATCGACAGATTTATACGACGTCGCCAAACGTATGCAGGTATCTACAACGCAGCTTTCCAGCCTCTGCGCCAACTCCGCCTGCCGTATCAGTCGCAGGATGGCGTATCCAGTTGGCACTTGTATATCATTCGCCTCAACTTGGATCAGCTGACTGTAGGACGCAGAGAGATTTTTGAAGCGTTGCAGCAAGAAAATATAGGCGTCAATGTTCACTATCTGCCGGTTTATTGGCATCCGTACTATCAAAAACTTGGATACAAAAAAGGGCTTTGTCCAAATGCGGAAACATTGTACGAAGAAATGATCACCTTGCCATTGTATGCTGCCATGACAGAGCGGGATGTGCAAGATGTGATCACAGGGGTAAAGAAGGTAGTCGCCCACTTTGCCAGGTAA
- a CDS encoding aldo/keto reductase: MKVGIGTVQFGMAYGAFNRHGRTTIDEVSSILREAMKWGVSIIDTAPAYGSSEDVLGQCLPDPHPFFIVTKTPVFQTTVITEEQAQQLKATLMRSLEKLGQSSIYGLLIHHADDLLAEGGQHLYEALQELKYKGLVQKIGVSLYTARQIEVIFSHYQMDLVQVPVNMLDQRLIQGGYLKRLKMCGVEVHARSAFLQGLLLTPPEQLPPYFYRIRHHLREYHRFLQSQGLSSEQAALAFLANLPEIDTIIVGVETAEQMKQNLASVQKHLPTVDWAQFAIDDPEMVDPRYWLSPFPNAEESS; the protein is encoded by the coding sequence ATGAAAGTAGGGATCGGCACCGTTCAGTTCGGAATGGCGTACGGCGCGTTCAACAGGCACGGCCGGACGACAATCGATGAGGTTTCGTCCATCTTGAGAGAAGCGATGAAATGGGGAGTCTCGATCATTGACACCGCTCCCGCTTACGGAAGCAGCGAAGATGTGCTTGGTCAGTGTTTGCCCGACCCGCACCCCTTTTTCATCGTGACAAAAACACCCGTGTTTCAAACGACCGTCATAACGGAGGAACAGGCTCAGCAACTGAAAGCGACGTTGATGAGATCATTGGAAAAACTGGGCCAGTCCAGTATCTACGGTCTGCTGATCCATCACGCCGATGATTTGCTGGCAGAAGGTGGGCAGCATCTATACGAAGCACTGCAGGAGTTGAAGTATAAAGGCTTGGTGCAAAAAATCGGTGTTTCACTGTATACGGCAAGACAAATAGAAGTGATCTTTTCTCACTATCAAATGGATCTCGTTCAGGTGCCGGTGAACATGCTCGACCAGCGGTTGATCCAAGGCGGGTATTTAAAAAGACTGAAAATGTGCGGGGTAGAGGTGCATGCAAGGTCTGCCTTTTTACAAGGGTTGCTGCTAACGCCCCCTGAACAACTCCCTCCGTACTTTTACCGCATTAGACACCATTTGCGCGAGTACCACCGCTTCCTGCAAAGCCAAGGACTTTCCTCAGAACAAGCCGCCTTGGCTTTTTTGGCCAACCTGCCGGAAATCGACACGATCATTGTAGGAGTGGAAACAGCTGAACAGATGAAACAAAATTTGGCCTCGGTGCAGAAGCATCTACCCACGGTCGATTGGGCCCAATTCGCAATTGACGATCCGGAGATGGTGGACCCGAGATATTGGCTATCACCATTTCCAAATGCGGAGGAATCTTCATGA
- a CDS encoding glycosyltransferase family protein produces MIVGILQARCSSTRLPAKVMLPILGVPMLLRQIERVQRSALIGHLLVATSDDPTDDRIETLCRENGIICYRGKLCDVLDRYYQAAQLLRPEHIVRLTGDCPLADSVLIDQVIRYHLNGGYDYTSNALEPTFPDGLDVEVIRYDCLETAWKEAVSPSHREHVTPFFYQHPERFSIGIFKNQTDLSALRLTVDEQLDFQLITTIYEALYPQNPAFTIQDVLDFLDQHPETKRLNGSIKRNEGFRAEEG; encoded by the coding sequence ATGATAGTTGGGATCTTGCAGGCCAGATGTTCGTCGACGCGTCTTCCGGCAAAGGTGATGCTTCCGATTCTCGGCGTACCGATGCTGCTGCGCCAGATAGAGAGGGTGCAGCGTTCCGCGTTAATCGGCCACTTGCTCGTTGCCACAAGCGATGATCCCACAGACGACCGAATTGAAACCTTATGCCGAGAAAATGGCATCATTTGTTATCGCGGCAAGCTGTGCGACGTGCTCGACCGATACTATCAGGCGGCTCAGCTCTTACGTCCCGAGCATATCGTCCGCCTGACGGGTGACTGTCCGCTTGCTGATTCTGTCTTGATCGACCAGGTGATTCGCTATCATCTGAATGGCGGATACGATTATACAAGCAATGCGCTGGAGCCGACATTTCCCGATGGATTGGACGTTGAAGTGATTCGCTATGATTGCCTGGAAACAGCCTGGAAGGAAGCGGTGTCGCCTTCCCACCGAGAGCATGTCACGCCTTTTTTCTACCAGCACCCCGAAAGGTTTTCCATCGGAATCTTCAAAAACCAAACCGATCTGTCAGCCCTTCGGCTCACGGTTGACGAACAGCTCGATTTTCAACTGATCACAACCATTTATGAAGCCCTGTACCCTCAAAATCCAGCTTTCACCATCCAAGACGTTTTGGACTTCCTGGACCAGCATCCTGAGACAAAAAGGCTAAACGGATCAATTAAACGAAACGAAGGATTTCGAGCAGAGGAGGGGTGA
- a CDS encoding aminotransferase class III-fold pyridoxal phosphate-dependent enzyme, whose product MSVRYRCSEEMLQRALRTIPLGSQTFSKSKTQYPFGVSPYFLLRGAGSRVWDVDGNEYIDFVNGLASINLGYNDPDVTAAVKAQLEDGVIFSLPHPLEHQVSEKISELVPCAEMVRFGKNGSDATAGAIRLARAYTKRDHVAVCGYHGWQDWYIGTTPRNRGVPQAVRNLSHPFSYNDIDSLATLFKQWPDQIAAVIMEPMNAVPPENHFLENIKDLSRQNGALLIFDETITGFRYAKGGAQELFGVTPDLATFGKGMANGYPISAIAGKAEIMRLMEEIFFSFTFGGETLSLAAALATMQKIETQPVIQTLREQGQKVVSGVQDLIKRHSIEHLLSVSGDPTWSFFHFSDVGAYSQWQIKTLFLQEVFARGILTVGTHNLSYAHSDSDLEKLMAVYDEVFAVLNMAVDQSKLDQLLTCPPLEPLFRIR is encoded by the coding sequence GTGTCAGTCCGCTATCGATGTTCGGAAGAGATGCTGCAGCGAGCGTTACGAACGATTCCGTTGGGAAGTCAAACTTTTAGCAAGAGCAAAACCCAATACCCGTTCGGCGTCTCCCCCTATTTTCTGCTCAGAGGAGCAGGCAGTCGGGTGTGGGACGTAGACGGAAACGAATATATTGATTTCGTCAATGGCCTGGCCTCGATCAACCTGGGCTACAACGACCCGGATGTTACGGCCGCAGTAAAAGCACAGTTGGAAGACGGGGTGATTTTCTCGCTGCCCCACCCTCTGGAACACCAGGTATCGGAAAAAATAAGCGAGCTGGTGCCGTGCGCGGAAATGGTTCGGTTCGGAAAGAACGGTTCAGATGCGACAGCGGGAGCGATCCGCCTGGCACGGGCCTATACCAAGCGGGATCATGTGGCGGTTTGCGGGTATCACGGCTGGCAGGATTGGTATATCGGGACGACACCCAGAAACCGGGGAGTGCCGCAAGCAGTCCGGAATCTCAGTCATCCATTTTCCTACAACGACATCGATTCGCTCGCAACCTTGTTCAAGCAGTGGCCGGACCAGATCGCTGCTGTCATTATGGAACCGATGAATGCAGTTCCGCCAGAAAATCACTTTTTGGAGAACATCAAAGATCTGAGTCGCCAAAACGGGGCGCTGCTGATTTTTGACGAGACCATTACGGGATTTCGCTATGCGAAAGGCGGAGCGCAGGAGCTTTTCGGGGTTACTCCCGACTTGGCCACGTTTGGCAAGGGCATGGCAAATGGATACCCTATCTCTGCGATCGCTGGTAAAGCGGAGATCATGCGTTTGATGGAAGAGATTTTCTTCTCGTTCACGTTTGGCGGTGAAACGCTGTCACTGGCAGCCGCTCTTGCAACGATGCAGAAGATAGAGACGCAGCCGGTGATCCAAACGTTGAGGGAGCAGGGGCAAAAGGTAGTCAGCGGTGTTCAGGATTTGATCAAACGCCATTCGATTGAGCATCTTCTCTCTGTATCAGGGGATCCTACCTGGTCATTTTTCCATTTTAGTGATGTGGGAGCGTACAGCCAGTGGCAGATCAAAACGTTGTTCCTGCAAGAGGTGTTTGCCCGCGGCATTCTCACGGTCGGTACTCATAATCTCAGCTATGCCCATAGCGATAGCGATCTTGAGAAGCTGATGGCTGTTTACGATGAAGTGTTCGCCGTTCTAAATATGGCGGTAGATCAGTCCAAACTGGATCAGCTGCTCACCTGCCCGCCACTGGAACCGTTATTCCGAATTCGCTAA